One genomic region from Magallana gigas chromosome 3, xbMagGiga1.1, whole genome shotgun sequence encodes:
- the LOC117692535 gene encoding uncharacterized protein isoform X3, which translates to MRRSLGHASPYQDVNKTHACHVKGSTQKVNFYPVNSCTDIKLKDIPVDVFQSCSETAKTIHCLPDENDNLGLSCFAVTWISEGKCPSYNSYQGNMDEKDCSGDRNGECSDVLYKSPLSVRYIGCYVKEKLSTETSTSKLTTTTITNRSTVVTRDNPSTTGSRNGTNQRQTCTNCDVCDSGHVSIEAFGAVLAFLLLALTIIAGAIFVMRSNCFCPYKERCFKVLRVQRRQNDSKAQDTNQKQTQVKLLPNGAI; encoded by the exons ATGAGACGATCGCTAGGTCACGCGTCGCCTTACCAAGATGTAAACAAAACCCACGCATGTCATGTCAAAG GTTCTACACAGAAGGTAAACTTCTACCCGGTGAATTCATGCACTGATATAAAGCTAAAAGACATACCTGTAGATGTGTTTCAGAGTTGTTCAGAAACAGCTAAGACCATTCATTGTCTGCCTGATGAAAACGATAACCTGGGTCTCAGCTGTTTTGCAGTGACATGGATAAGTGAAG GTAAATGTCCTTCTTACAATTCTTATCAAGGAAATATGGATGAAAAAGACTGCTCAGGAGATCGTAATGGCGAATGTTCTGATGTTCTGTACAAGTCACCGCTATCCGTTCGTT ATATCGGGTGTTATGTCAAAGAGAAACTATCGACAGAAACATCAACATCAAAACTAACTACAACAACAATCACCAATAGGAGCACAGTGGTGACAAGGGATAATCCTTCAACAACTGGGTCAAGAAATGGAACAAACCAGAGACAGACATGCACAAACTG CGATGTTTGCGATAGTGGACATGTGTCGATAGAAGCATTTGGTGCGGTTTTAGCTTTCCTTCTACTTGCTTTGACGATTATTGCTGGTGCTATTTTTGTAATGAGAAGCAATTGTTTTTGTCCTTACAAAGAAAGGTGCTTTAAAG ttttaaGAGTTCAACGTCGTCAAAATG
- the LOC117692535 gene encoding uncharacterized protein isoform X2 — MRTSWKCTMFRFLPYCLILWKINSGSTQKVNFYPVNSCTDIKLKDIPVDVFQSCSETAKTIHCLPDENDNLGLSCFAVTWISEGKCPSYNSYQGNMDEKDCSGDRNGECSDVLYKSPLSVRYIGCYVKEKLSTETSTSKLTTTTITNRSTVVTRDNPSTTGSRNGTNQRQTCTNCDVCDSGHVSIEAFGAVLAFLLLALTIIAGAIFVMRSNCFCPYKERCFKVLRVQRRQNDSKAQDTNQKQTQVKLLPNGAI, encoded by the exons ATGCGCACCAGCTGGAAATGCACTATGTTCAG ATTCTTACCATATTGCCTGATTTTATGGAAGATCAATTCTG GTTCTACACAGAAGGTAAACTTCTACCCGGTGAATTCATGCACTGATATAAAGCTAAAAGACATACCTGTAGATGTGTTTCAGAGTTGTTCAGAAACAGCTAAGACCATTCATTGTCTGCCTGATGAAAACGATAACCTGGGTCTCAGCTGTTTTGCAGTGACATGGATAAGTGAAG GTAAATGTCCTTCTTACAATTCTTATCAAGGAAATATGGATGAAAAAGACTGCTCAGGAGATCGTAATGGCGAATGTTCTGATGTTCTGTACAAGTCACCGCTATCCGTTCGTT ATATCGGGTGTTATGTCAAAGAGAAACTATCGACAGAAACATCAACATCAAAACTAACTACAACAACAATCACCAATAGGAGCACAGTGGTGACAAGGGATAATCCTTCAACAACTGGGTCAAGAAATGGAACAAACCAGAGACAGACATGCACAAACTG CGATGTTTGCGATAGTGGACATGTGTCGATAGAAGCATTTGGTGCGGTTTTAGCTTTCCTTCTACTTGCTTTGACGATTATTGCTGGTGCTATTTTTGTAATGAGAAGCAATTGTTTTTGTCCTTACAAAGAAAGGTGCTTTAAAG ttttaaGAGTTCAACGTCGTCAAAATG
- the LOC117692535 gene encoding uncharacterized protein isoform X5 has protein sequence MCDWGITYVYIFQNSVEMRTSWKCTMFRFLPYCLILWKINSGSTQKVNFYPVNSCTDIKLKDIPVDVFQSCSETAKTIHCLPDENDNLGLSCFAVTWISEGKCPSYNSYQGNMDEKDCSGDRNGECSDVLYKSPLSVRYIGCYVKEKLSTETSTSKLTTTTITNRSTVVTRDNPSTTGSRNGTNQRQTCTNCFKSSTSSK, from the exons atgtgtgactggggcataacttatgtatacatttttcaaaac tcAGTAGAAATGCGCACCAGCTGGAAATGCACTATGTTCAG ATTCTTACCATATTGCCTGATTTTATGGAAGATCAATTCTG GTTCTACACAGAAGGTAAACTTCTACCCGGTGAATTCATGCACTGATATAAAGCTAAAAGACATACCTGTAGATGTGTTTCAGAGTTGTTCAGAAACAGCTAAGACCATTCATTGTCTGCCTGATGAAAACGATAACCTGGGTCTCAGCTGTTTTGCAGTGACATGGATAAGTGAAG GTAAATGTCCTTCTTACAATTCTTATCAAGGAAATATGGATGAAAAAGACTGCTCAGGAGATCGTAATGGCGAATGTTCTGATGTTCTGTACAAGTCACCGCTATCCGTTCGTT ATATCGGGTGTTATGTCAAAGAGAAACTATCGACAGAAACATCAACATCAAAACTAACTACAACAACAATCACCAATAGGAGCACAGTGGTGACAAGGGATAATCCTTCAACAACTGGGTCAAGAAATGGAACAAACCAGAGACAGACATGCACAAACTG ttttaaGAGTTCAACGTCGTCAAAATG
- the LOC117692535 gene encoding uncharacterized protein isoform X1 — MCDWGITYVYIFQNSVEMRTSWKCTMFRFLPYCLILWKINSGSTQKVNFYPVNSCTDIKLKDIPVDVFQSCSETAKTIHCLPDENDNLGLSCFAVTWISEGKCPSYNSYQGNMDEKDCSGDRNGECSDVLYKSPLSVRYIGCYVKEKLSTETSTSKLTTTTITNRSTVVTRDNPSTTGSRNGTNQRQTCTNCDVCDSGHVSIEAFGAVLAFLLLALTIIAGAIFVMRSNCFCPYKERCFKVLRVQRRQNDSKAQDTNQKQTQVKLLPNGAI, encoded by the exons atgtgtgactggggcataacttatgtatacatttttcaaaac tcAGTAGAAATGCGCACCAGCTGGAAATGCACTATGTTCAG ATTCTTACCATATTGCCTGATTTTATGGAAGATCAATTCTG GTTCTACACAGAAGGTAAACTTCTACCCGGTGAATTCATGCACTGATATAAAGCTAAAAGACATACCTGTAGATGTGTTTCAGAGTTGTTCAGAAACAGCTAAGACCATTCATTGTCTGCCTGATGAAAACGATAACCTGGGTCTCAGCTGTTTTGCAGTGACATGGATAAGTGAAG GTAAATGTCCTTCTTACAATTCTTATCAAGGAAATATGGATGAAAAAGACTGCTCAGGAGATCGTAATGGCGAATGTTCTGATGTTCTGTACAAGTCACCGCTATCCGTTCGTT ATATCGGGTGTTATGTCAAAGAGAAACTATCGACAGAAACATCAACATCAAAACTAACTACAACAACAATCACCAATAGGAGCACAGTGGTGACAAGGGATAATCCTTCAACAACTGGGTCAAGAAATGGAACAAACCAGAGACAGACATGCACAAACTG CGATGTTTGCGATAGTGGACATGTGTCGATAGAAGCATTTGGTGCGGTTTTAGCTTTCCTTCTACTTGCTTTGACGATTATTGCTGGTGCTATTTTTGTAATGAGAAGCAATTGTTTTTGTCCTTACAAAGAAAGGTGCTTTAAAG ttttaaGAGTTCAACGTCGTCAAAATG
- the LOC117692535 gene encoding uncharacterized protein isoform X4 has translation MMKYALLLYGGSTQKVNFYPVNSCTDIKLKDIPVDVFQSCSETAKTIHCLPDENDNLGLSCFAVTWISEGKCPSYNSYQGNMDEKDCSGDRNGECSDVLYKSPLSVRYIGCYVKEKLSTETSTSKLTTTTITNRSTVVTRDNPSTTGSRNGTNQRQTCTNCDVCDSGHVSIEAFGAVLAFLLLALTIIAGAIFVMRSNCFCPYKERCFKVLRVQRRQNDSKAQDTNQKQTQVKLLPNGAI, from the exons ATGATGAAATATGCCCTTCTCCTCTACGGAG GTTCTACACAGAAGGTAAACTTCTACCCGGTGAATTCATGCACTGATATAAAGCTAAAAGACATACCTGTAGATGTGTTTCAGAGTTGTTCAGAAACAGCTAAGACCATTCATTGTCTGCCTGATGAAAACGATAACCTGGGTCTCAGCTGTTTTGCAGTGACATGGATAAGTGAAG GTAAATGTCCTTCTTACAATTCTTATCAAGGAAATATGGATGAAAAAGACTGCTCAGGAGATCGTAATGGCGAATGTTCTGATGTTCTGTACAAGTCACCGCTATCCGTTCGTT ATATCGGGTGTTATGTCAAAGAGAAACTATCGACAGAAACATCAACATCAAAACTAACTACAACAACAATCACCAATAGGAGCACAGTGGTGACAAGGGATAATCCTTCAACAACTGGGTCAAGAAATGGAACAAACCAGAGACAGACATGCACAAACTG CGATGTTTGCGATAGTGGACATGTGTCGATAGAAGCATTTGGTGCGGTTTTAGCTTTCCTTCTACTTGCTTTGACGATTATTGCTGGTGCTATTTTTGTAATGAGAAGCAATTGTTTTTGTCCTTACAAAGAAAGGTGCTTTAAAG ttttaaGAGTTCAACGTCGTCAAAATG